From Rutidosis leptorrhynchoides isolate AG116_Rl617_1_P2 chromosome 3, CSIRO_AGI_Rlap_v1, whole genome shotgun sequence, a single genomic window includes:
- the LOC139898464 gene encoding zinc finger CCCH domain-containing protein 34-like gives MEMQQPDPVTKWTSSGDQIGLEEPMWQLGLGDESESYPERQDEADCIYYLRTGFCGYGSRCRFNHPRDRSSVIGALRGSAGEYPERIGQPVCQYYMRTGMCKFGLSCKYHHPRHGVGSSSTVALNVSGYPLRPGENECSYYVKTGHCKFGATCKYHHPQPAGIIPSPPPPLSGLSSPMPSAIYPSVQTPSQPTYGLLASNWPVARPHLVPGSYLPGNYGSVLVPPGMVPYPGWTPYQAPVHPATSPSAQPILGGGPAYTLTQLSTSAHSYPLTKSQKEHAFPERPGEPECQYYIKTGDCKFGSSCRYHHPPEWTVENTNFGLSPMGLPLRPGAPLCSHYAQNGICRFGPSCKFNHPMGTLSYSPSASSLADMPVVPYPVGSYVATLAPSSSSSELRPELTSGSTTDHVSTNTPSGLSFTN, from the exons ATGGAGATGCAGCAACCAGATCCGGTTACAAAATGGACCTCATCTGGCGACCAAATCGGGTTAGAAG AACCCATGTGGCAATTAGGGTTAGGAGATGAGTCTGAATCATATCCTGAAAGACAAGATGAAGCTGATTGTATATATTATTTGAGGACCGGGTTTTGTGGGTACGGTTCAAGGTGCCGGTTCAACCATCCTCGTGATCGTAGCTCG GTTATTGGAGCTTTACGGGGTAGTGCAGGGGAGTACCCCGAACGAATTGGTCAGCCAGTGTGTCAG TATTATATGCGAACTGGAATGTGTAAATTTGGGTTGTCTTGCAAATATCATCATCCTAGACACGGAGTTGGATCGTCAAGTACAGTGGCGCTCAATGTATCTGGATATCCACTTCGTCCG GGTGAAAATGAGTGCTCTTACTATGTGAAAACAGGGCACTGTAAGTTTGGTGCCACCTGTAAATATCACCATCCTCAGCCAGCTGGCATAATACCGTCCCCACCACCACCACTATCGGGATTATCGTCTCCCATGCCTTCAGCTATTTACCCGAGCGTGCAAACTCCTTCTCAACCAACATATGGTTTATTAGCCAGCAACTGGCCCGTTGCAAGGCCTCATCTTGTACCCGGTTCTTACCTCCCTGGAAATTATGGTTCAGTGCTCGTCCCACCTGGAATGGTTCCATATCCTGGTTGGACCCCTTACCAG GCACCTGTACATCCGGCAACCTCTCCTAGTGCGCAGCCTATTCTTGGAGGAGGGCCCGCGTATACACTGACTCAACTATCTACTTCAGCTCATTCTTAccctttgactaaaagtcaaaaggAGCATGCTTTTCCAGAAAGGCCTGGTGAACCTGAATGTCAATATTACATTAAGACTGGAGATTGTAAATTTGGTTCTTCGTGTAGATACCATCATCCACCAGAATGGACTGTCGAAAACACAAACTTTGGCCTTAGCCCAATGGGCCTTCCTCTCCGTCCA GGTGCTCCTCTTTGTTCACATTATGCTCAAAACGGTATCTGTAGATTTGGGCCATCGTGTAAATTTAATCACCCAATGGGAACACTAAGTTATAGCCCATCTGCATCTTCACTAGCTGATATGCCCGTTGTACCCTACCCTGTTGGCTCGTACGTGGCCACTTTAGCACCATCTTCCTCATCATCTGAACTAAGACCCGAGCTCACTTCCGGTTCCACTACGGACCATGTCTCGACTAACACACCAAGTGGATTAAGTTTCACAAACTGA